CACAACGTAACATTGCTGCACGATTTGACGGTGAGATCCAGCAACTGCATGTAAGGCTTGGCGATATGGTGAAACAAGGTCAGCCACTATTAACCATCGAAAGTAACGAAAGCCTTAAAGCTTATAAAGTGAATGCTCCACTTGAGGGTGTGATAACTGCTGTAAATGCTGGCGCAGGTGAACAGACGCAAGGTCGTGTGTTACTTACGATCACCGATACTTCCCATTATCTTGCCAAATTAGCGGTGTACCCAATGGACTATAGCAAGGTTGCCGTGGGTTCACCTGTGGCGATGCATGTTGAAGGTGTTGCCGAAGCCTTGACGGGAAAGGTGGAATATATCGAACCTAAAGTGCGTGATGATCAGGCGCGTTTGGTATGGGTAAAGGTTGCAAATAAGGATGAGGGCTTGAGTGAAAGTAACCTAAATGAAGGCAGTTTTGTCAGTGCCGACATTGAAATTGCCACTATTGATGTTCCTTTAGCGGTGAAGCGTACTGGTTTGCAAGGCTTCCGTGACTTTACTGTGGTCTACGCCAAAGTGGGGGAGGAGTATGAAGTGCGCATGTTGCAACTGGGGCGTGAAGATAGCGAATGGGTTGAAGTATTAGGTGGCTTGGCTCCGGGCACTGAGTATGTCTCAGAGAATAGTTACATTATTAAAGCCGACATTGAAAAGTCTGGCGCTGCGCACGATCACTAGGAGTATGGAATGTTGGACTCAATCATACGCTTTTCCATAAACCGTAGTTTTCTCATTGTTATTTTTGTGCTGGGGCTTGCCGGATTAGGGCTCTGGAATTTTACCAAACTGC
Above is a window of Paraneptunicella aestuarii DNA encoding:
- a CDS encoding efflux RND transporter periplasmic adaptor subunit; translated protein: MKNSSVLSLLTATLVLLSTLLFSVHSLASSAPEVQEVEPEKGPHRGRMLREGDFALELSIFETGVPPEFRVWVSDGGVPIAPEKVRLNIKLTRLGGVVDDIQFKAQSDFLRGDMEIYEPHSFVVTIIANYQGKAYRWEYDNFEGRTTIEDAVAKAMEIETAYAGAATLHQTIPVFGELTLPSGAQRNIAARFDGEIQQLHVRLGDMVKQGQPLLTIESNESLKAYKVNAPLEGVITAVNAGAGEQTQGRVLLTITDTSHYLAKLAVYPMDYSKVAVGSPVAMHVEGVAEALTGKVEYIEPKVRDDQARLVWVKVANKDEGLSESNLNEGSFVSADIEIATIDVPLAVKRTGLQGFRDFTVVYAKVGEEYEVRMLQLGREDSEWVEVLGGLAPGTEYVSENSYIIKADIEKSGAAHDH